The Shinella zoogloeoides genome includes a region encoding these proteins:
- a CDS encoding ABC transporter substrate-binding protein: MLDPSRILSGLCAAGTLAASLLLASATMQPAQAAPLPTIKEGTLSVGSDLTYPPFAYLKDGAPAGFDVEFMQALSKRLELSSEFIDTRFASLITGIRANHFDVVASALYVTPERQKILNFIPYLKAGSSLLVLKDATFRPTGEAELCGKVVGSMQGASWLPKLKKFSDEHCAANGLGAIETREFDTDAQVTQALRSRSIDVEFMDNVVAAELLKKFPNDYEVTSKDLIYPVLIGVAVSPQNKDLYGAVSEAFSKMRQDGSYAALAEAYAMPTVSDADIESVTSTAQ, encoded by the coding sequence ATGCTCGATCCATCGCGAATTCTCTCCGGACTATGCGCTGCCGGCACCCTGGCCGCGTCCCTGCTGCTGGCTTCCGCCACGATGCAGCCCGCGCAGGCCGCGCCGCTTCCGACGATCAAGGAGGGAACGCTTTCCGTCGGTTCGGACCTGACCTATCCGCCCTTCGCCTATCTGAAGGACGGCGCGCCGGCGGGCTTCGACGTCGAGTTCATGCAGGCGCTTTCCAAGCGCCTGGAGCTGAGCTCCGAGTTCATCGACACCCGCTTCGCAAGCCTGATCACGGGTATCCGGGCCAACCATTTCGACGTCGTGGCCTCCGCCCTCTACGTCACGCCGGAGCGGCAGAAGATCCTGAACTTCATTCCCTATCTCAAGGCCGGCTCTTCGCTGCTGGTGCTGAAGGACGCGACGTTCCGTCCTACCGGGGAAGCCGAATTGTGCGGCAAGGTCGTCGGCTCGATGCAGGGCGCATCCTGGCTGCCCAAACTCAAGAAATTCTCGGACGAGCACTGCGCGGCGAACGGCCTCGGCGCCATCGAGACCCGCGAATTCGATACGGACGCCCAGGTCACGCAGGCGCTCCGTTCCCGTTCCATCGATGTCGAGTTCATGGACAATGTCGTGGCGGCCGAACTCCTCAAGAAGTTCCCGAACGACTATGAGGTGACGTCGAAGGACCTCATCTATCCGGTGCTGATCGGCGTTGCCGTCAGCCCGCAGAACAAGGACCTCTACGGCGCCGTCAGCGAAGCCTTCTCGAAGATGCGCCAGGACGGCAGCTATGCCGCTCTCGCCGAAGCATATGCCATGCCGACGGTGAGCGACGCGGACATCGAGAGCGTCACCTCCACCGCGCAGTAA
- a CDS encoding amino acid ABC transporter permease/ATP-binding protein, translated as MGFDWHYTVGLLADTDFWLASWTVVQLSLASWLVAAVVGFALALAKRSRWKVLARATQTYIWFFRSLPLLVLLIFIYSMPQVFPALRSVLSNAFTAGFIALVVSEAAYMAEIHRGGLIAIPKGQVEAGRALGLSFFGIQRLIVIPQAIRVALPALANELVTIVKLTSLVSVISLAEILLVGQRLYTQNFLILETLTAVAFYYILIVTIFDRSITFLERSADVNRLGQKAQPLSEGEVAAKIARFTARPASRRQPADVPALEAKGVHKAFGDLQVLKGVDLTVQPGEVISIIGRSGSGKTTFIRTLNGLEHMDSGSVRLHGEPFISAGASASGAHLFKEDFRLIRDVGMVFQSFNLFNHRTILDNVLLAPLYHGLGTRADLEAEAFHYLAKVGMAAHARKYPHQLSGGQQQRVAIARALMMSPSIILFDEPTSALDPETVDEVLGVIRSLAGDGVTMVIVTHEMNFAFDVSDRILFMEQGKVICDDTPANIKAGLYPQLRTFLKNLTN; from the coding sequence ATGGGTTTCGACTGGCACTATACCGTTGGCCTTCTGGCCGATACCGATTTCTGGCTGGCGTCCTGGACGGTCGTGCAACTGAGTCTGGCGAGCTGGCTCGTCGCCGCCGTCGTCGGCTTCGCTCTCGCTCTTGCCAAGAGATCCCGGTGGAAGGTGCTGGCCCGCGCGACGCAAACCTATATCTGGTTCTTCAGAAGCCTGCCTCTGCTGGTCCTGCTCATCTTCATCTACAGCATGCCGCAGGTCTTCCCCGCGCTCCGGTCGGTCCTGTCGAATGCCTTCACGGCCGGTTTCATCGCCCTCGTCGTCAGCGAGGCGGCCTATATGGCCGAGATCCATCGAGGCGGGCTCATCGCCATACCGAAAGGCCAGGTCGAGGCCGGCCGCGCGCTCGGGCTCTCCTTTTTCGGGATACAGCGCCTGATCGTCATTCCGCAGGCGATCCGCGTCGCTCTTCCCGCCCTTGCGAACGAGCTCGTGACGATCGTGAAGCTGACCTCGCTCGTTTCCGTCATCTCGCTTGCGGAAATCCTGCTTGTCGGCCAGCGGCTCTACACCCAGAACTTCCTGATCCTCGAGACGCTCACGGCCGTCGCCTTCTATTACATCCTTATCGTCACGATCTTCGATCGCAGCATCACCTTTCTCGAGCGATCGGCTGACGTGAACCGGCTGGGACAGAAGGCCCAGCCGCTCTCGGAAGGGGAAGTCGCGGCGAAGATCGCGCGCTTCACCGCCCGGCCGGCCTCCAGGCGCCAGCCGGCGGACGTTCCGGCGCTGGAGGCGAAGGGCGTCCACAAGGCCTTCGGCGACCTGCAGGTTCTCAAGGGCGTCGACCTGACGGTCCAGCCGGGCGAGGTGATCTCTATCATCGGGCGCTCCGGTTCCGGCAAGACCACCTTCATCCGGACCTTGAACGGACTGGAGCACATGGATAGCGGCTCGGTGCGCCTGCATGGCGAACCCTTCATCTCCGCCGGGGCGTCCGCGTCGGGTGCCCACCTGTTCAAGGAGGATTTCCGGCTGATCCGCGATGTCGGCATGGTCTTCCAGAGCTTCAACCTGTTCAACCACCGCACCATCCTCGACAATGTCCTGCTCGCCCCGCTCTACCATGGTCTCGGCACGCGCGCGGACCTTGAGGCAGAAGCCTTCCACTATCTGGCGAAAGTCGGCATGGCCGCGCATGCCCGCAAATATCCTCACCAGCTTTCGGGCGGCCAGCAGCAGCGCGTCGCCATCGCGCGCGCCCTAATGATGTCGCCGAGCATCATCCTGTTCGACGAGCCTACCTCCGCGCTCGACCCGGAGACCGTGGACGAGGTCCTGGGCGTCATCCGTTCCCTGGCAGGCGACGGCGTCACGATGGTGATCGTCACGCACGAGATGAATTTCGCCTTCGATGTGTCCGATCGCATTTTGTTTATGGAGCAGGGCAAGGTGATCTGCGACGATACGCCCGCGAACATCAAGGCGGGCCTGTATCCTCAGCTCAGGACCTTCTTGAAGAACCTGACAAACTGA
- a CDS encoding ROK family protein: MNDDFTIGLDLGGTQVRAALVRAGKVLARTAARTDVSGPEEVMRQFKALVAEVSRAAGSAPVRAIGMCAPGPLDTVSGVIDHIPTLPGWEQFPLCDRLSELFGLPAIVENDGIAAAFGEWQYGAARGLDHMVYVTVSTGIGGGVVVDGRLMHGARGMGGHVGHFTLVAEGPVCSCGRVGCFEAVAAGTAFGKRVRAAASGNPASYLGRMAEHETLEGRHAVEGARAGDAACLALVAEEADWLGSGFASLLHLYSPQMIVMGGGVSAAFDLLEPGIRARIRRDAMAPFREVPVVPASLGDDAGLVGVADLAIIRQRASNTLRRPACSEFSDMP; this comes from the coding sequence ATGAACGACGATTTCACCATCGGCCTCGATCTCGGCGGCACACAGGTTCGCGCCGCGCTGGTGCGCGCCGGAAAGGTTCTGGCACGCACGGCGGCACGCACGGATGTCAGCGGCCCGGAAGAGGTGATGCGGCAATTCAAGGCGCTTGTCGCGGAGGTGTCGCGGGCGGCAGGCAGCGCTCCGGTCCGTGCGATCGGCATGTGCGCCCCGGGGCCGCTCGATACCGTGAGCGGCGTTATCGACCATATTCCGACCCTTCCCGGTTGGGAGCAATTCCCTCTGTGCGACCGCCTGTCGGAGCTTTTCGGCCTTCCGGCCATCGTCGAGAACGATGGCATCGCGGCCGCCTTCGGCGAATGGCAATACGGGGCTGCGCGCGGGCTGGACCACATGGTCTATGTCACGGTCAGTACAGGCATCGGCGGCGGTGTCGTTGTCGACGGCCGGCTGATGCACGGGGCGCGGGGCATGGGCGGCCATGTCGGGCATTTCACGCTGGTTGCGGAAGGGCCCGTCTGCTCGTGCGGGCGTGTCGGTTGCTTCGAAGCGGTTGCCGCCGGTACGGCCTTCGGCAAGCGGGTCCGCGCGGCGGCAAGCGGAAACCCCGCCTCCTACCTTGGCAGGATGGCCGAGCACGAGACGCTTGAGGGCCGCCACGCGGTGGAGGGTGCGCGGGCAGGCGATGCCGCCTGCCTCGCCCTCGTCGCCGAGGAGGCCGATTGGCTCGGCTCAGGCTTTGCCAGCCTGCTGCATCTCTACAGCCCGCAGATGATCGTCATGGGCGGCGGCGTGTCGGCCGCTTTCGATCTGCTCGAACCAGGCATTCGTGCGCGCATCCGCCGCGATGCCATGGCCCCCTTTCGGGAGGTGCCGGTCGTACCTGCAAGCCTTGGCGACGATGCCGGCCTCGTCGGGGTGGCCGATCTCGCGATTATCCGGCAGCGGGCATCGAATACATTACGTCGGCCGGCATGTTCGGAATTCAGCGATATGCCTTGA
- a CDS encoding substrate-binding domain-containing protein has product MAVLAATLFAGTASAETDNPFRCKPGEKYVMNVMVSGVEYWFPVYEMFKQAGQQLGCETEYTGTPEYDVNKQIATFDQALAQNPAGILVHPMNSDPFIEPINRAIDQGTAVVTFAADSPLSKRVSFITSDNTREGTYAADAIAEKMGGKGEYAVLENPGQDNHDKRIAAFIARMEEKWPDMKLVGRAASNQDPTKAYQGLSSLIQANPNLGAVFMPEANSAIGAAQANKEAGGKVLVMCADVNANILDMIKAGEVFGSINPNQGMQGYMGFMLLWLAKHPELIDPMNDAKRSGFNPMSIPVVDNGLSIVTAENADDFYWDKYLKRRGTKGIEE; this is encoded by the coding sequence ATGGCGGTCCTTGCGGCAACGCTTTTTGCCGGCACGGCATCTGCGGAGACGGACAACCCGTTCCGCTGCAAGCCGGGCGAAAAATACGTCATGAACGTCATGGTTTCGGGCGTCGAATACTGGTTCCCGGTCTATGAAATGTTCAAGCAGGCGGGCCAGCAGCTCGGCTGCGAGACGGAATATACCGGCACGCCGGAATATGACGTCAACAAGCAGATCGCCACCTTCGACCAGGCGCTGGCGCAGAACCCGGCCGGCATTCTCGTGCACCCGATGAACTCCGATCCGTTCATCGAGCCGATCAATCGCGCCATCGATCAGGGCACGGCCGTCGTGACCTTCGCCGCAGACTCGCCGCTCTCCAAGCGCGTCTCGTTCATCACCTCGGACAATACTCGTGAAGGCACCTACGCGGCCGATGCGATCGCCGAAAAGATGGGCGGCAAGGGCGAATACGCCGTTCTCGAAAATCCGGGCCAGGACAACCACGACAAGCGCATCGCCGCCTTCATCGCCCGCATGGAAGAGAAGTGGCCCGACATGAAGCTGGTCGGCCGCGCGGCCTCCAACCAGGATCCGACCAAGGCCTACCAGGGCCTGTCGAGCCTCATCCAGGCCAATCCGAACCTCGGCGCCGTCTTCATGCCGGAAGCCAACTCGGCGATCGGCGCGGCGCAGGCCAACAAGGAAGCCGGCGGCAAGGTCCTCGTCATGTGCGCCGACGTCAACGCCAATATTCTCGACATGATCAAGGCCGGCGAAGTCTTTGGCTCGATCAACCCGAACCAGGGCATGCAGGGTTACATGGGCTTCATGCTGCTGTGGCTTGCCAAGCACCCGGAATTGATCGACCCGATGAACGATGCCAAGCGCTCGGGCTTCAACCCGATGAGCATCCCGGTCGTCGACAACGGCCTGTCGATCGTCACGGCCGAAAATGCCGACGATTTCTACTGGGACAAGTACCTGAAGCGCCGTGGCACCAAGGGTATCGAGGAGTAA
- a CDS encoding sugar phosphate isomerase/epimerase: protein MRAGIFAKTFAGTTPDVVLAAARGAGYASVQYNFACSGLGALPEVIPGAAVAAIREASEQTGVAIAAISATYNMIHPDIAMREAGRRSFAAIAAAAHAAGSTLLTVCTGSRDAADQWRDHPDNQGTEAWQDMIAEFGHLLAIAERHDIFIGVEPELANVINSAAKARRLIETMASERIRIVLDPANLFENEDAETRGRIIDAAIDLLKDRIAIAHAKDRNADSSFATAGRGVIDYPRYVASLKRAGFDGDMITHGLSAAEAPGVAAFLAPLIAPEGGNA from the coding sequence ATGCGCGCCGGTATCTTCGCCAAGACCTTCGCAGGCACGACGCCGGATGTCGTGCTCGCCGCCGCGCGCGGGGCCGGCTACGCGTCGGTGCAATACAATTTCGCCTGCTCAGGCCTTGGGGCCTTGCCGGAGGTGATCCCGGGCGCTGCCGTCGCGGCGATCCGTGAAGCATCGGAACAGACCGGCGTCGCCATCGCGGCGATCTCCGCCACCTACAACATGATCCACCCGGATATTGCGATGCGAGAGGCCGGCCGGCGCAGCTTTGCGGCGATTGCCGCAGCGGCGCATGCCGCAGGTTCGACCCTTCTGACCGTCTGCACGGGAAGCCGGGATGCCGCCGATCAGTGGCGCGACCATCCAGACAATCAGGGGACCGAGGCCTGGCAGGACATGATCGCCGAGTTCGGCCATCTGCTCGCCATCGCGGAACGGCACGACATCTTCATCGGCGTCGAGCCGGAGCTCGCCAATGTCATCAACTCTGCCGCGAAGGCGCGGCGGCTGATCGAAACGATGGCGAGCGAGCGCATCCGCATCGTGCTGGATCCGGCCAATCTCTTCGAGAACGAGGACGCCGAAACGCGCGGCCGTATCATCGACGCGGCCATCGACCTGCTGAAAGACCGGATCGCCATCGCGCATGCCAAGGATCGCAACGCCGACAGCTCCTTCGCCACCGCGGGCAGGGGCGTCATCGACTATCCGCGCTACGTGGCCTCGCTGAAGCGGGCAGGCTTCGACGGCGACATGATCACCCACGGGCTTTCGGCGGCAGAAGCGCCGGGTGTCGCCGCTTTCCTTGCGCCCCTCATCGCCCCGGAGGGCGGCAACGCATGA
- a CDS encoding FCD domain-containing protein, with product MIGANAAFHEKIAAVGRNPHFSWLLSRLLTKQQRLWHWHRPNSRTAELPIVLDDHSAIITAIVERNVEEADRLSRARAEQIAARMSRVFEQLSNSEIELP from the coding sequence GTGATTGGTGCGAATGCCGCGTTTCACGAAAAGATCGCGGCTGTTGGCCGAAATCCTCACTTTTCATGGCTTCTCTCTCGCCTTCTCACCAAGCAGCAACGGTTATGGCACTGGCACCGCCCCAATTCGAGGACTGCTGAATTGCCCATCGTCCTTGATGACCACTCCGCTATCATTACGGCAATCGTCGAGAGGAATGTCGAAGAAGCCGATCGCTTGAGCAGGGCTCGCGCGGAGCAAATTGCCGCGCGTATGTCGAGGGTGTTTGAGCAATTGTCGAACTCTGAAATCGAGCTTCCTTGA
- a CDS encoding alpha/beta fold hydrolase, with protein sequence MNPIRHPVEGANLAVYEEGAGMPFVFQHGLCGDQAQPGQVFPAASGFRRITVECRGHGASDAGPKAAFSIATFADDIAGYLAAQGAGRAVVGGISMGAAIALRLAVHRPERVRALVIARPAWICAANPENMAPNRIAGELLDRYPPQEARRQYEALPLAKELERDAPDNLASIRGFFTREPIDVTAALLRAISMDGPDVTEAEVSAIAVPTLVIGHGRDLVHPLGHARSLAGMIPGARLVEITPKADDADAYRADFRAALSAFLKEL encoded by the coding sequence ATGAATCCGATCCGCCATCCCGTCGAAGGCGCGAACCTCGCGGTCTACGAGGAGGGCGCGGGCATGCCCTTCGTCTTCCAGCATGGCCTGTGCGGGGATCAGGCCCAGCCGGGGCAGGTCTTTCCCGCGGCTTCCGGCTTCCGGCGCATCACCGTCGAATGCCGCGGCCACGGTGCCTCGGACGCAGGCCCCAAGGCGGCCTTTTCGATCGCCACCTTCGCCGACGACATTGCCGGCTATCTTGCAGCACAGGGTGCCGGACGAGCCGTGGTGGGGGGAATCTCGATGGGAGCGGCGATCGCGCTGCGGCTTGCCGTCCACCGGCCTGAACGGGTTCGGGCGCTCGTGATCGCGCGGCCCGCCTGGATTTGTGCCGCCAATCCGGAAAACATGGCGCCGAACCGTATTGCCGGTGAACTTCTCGATCGCTATCCGCCGCAGGAGGCGCGCCGGCAGTATGAGGCCTTGCCCCTGGCGAAAGAGCTGGAACGGGACGCACCGGATAATCTTGCCTCGATCCGCGGCTTCTTCACGCGCGAGCCGATCGACGTCACCGCAGCGCTGCTCAGGGCAATCTCGATGGACGGCCCCGACGTCACCGAGGCGGAGGTCTCTGCTATTGCCGTGCCGACGCTCGTGATCGGCCACGGGCGCGACCTCGTTCATCCGCTTGGTCATGCCCGGTCGCTTGCCGGGATGATCCCGGGCGCGCGGCTGGTGGAGATCACGCCGAAGGCGGACGATGCCGACGCCTATCGCGCCGATTTCCGCGCTGCCCTGTCGGCTTTCCTCAAGGAGCTCTGA
- a CDS encoding ectoine synthase, with the protein MIVVTSQEMAGSARDVSGPGWQSKRMIVREHGMGHSVHETRVLEGAELHLHYKNHLESNYCISGEGEVEHKVTGEVFPIKPGTIYSLNENDPHILRATKGDLLLVCVFTPPLSGNETHKADGSYASE; encoded by the coding sequence ATGATCGTCGTCACCTCACAGGAAATGGCAGGATCCGCACGGGATGTCTCCGGGCCGGGCTGGCAGAGCAAGCGTATGATCGTGCGCGAGCACGGCATGGGCCACTCGGTGCATGAAACCCGTGTCCTCGAAGGCGCCGAACTGCATCTTCATTACAAGAATCATCTCGAAAGCAACTACTGCATTTCGGGTGAGGGCGAAGTCGAGCATAAGGTGACCGGGGAAGTGTTCCCGATCAAGCCGGGCACGATCTATTCGCTCAACGAAAACGATCCGCACATCCTGCGCGCCACGAAAGGCGACCTGCTGCTCGTCTGCGTCTTCACGCCGCCTCTTTCCGGCAACGAAACGCACAAGGCGGATGGAAGCTACGCAAGCGAATAG
- a CDS encoding Gfo/Idh/MocA family oxidoreductase, whose protein sequence is MNEGKPLLKVGILGCGPISQAGHFESAVKARNAELYAICDVAEDLRARMAATHAPKKAFSDYDAMLADPDVDAVIIATADAFHVAAAARALEAGKHVLCEKPLGMTVEEADGLRPVVEKSGKVFQVGHMKRYDAGLQSAKSFIDTEMGEMLALKAWYCDSTHRYAVTDAVQPYMIRSANAKKPSRNPKADLEQYFMLAHGSHLLDTARYFAGPILAVDARLRQRFGAYSWFIDVEFENGTMGHLDLTVAVRMDWHEGFQIYGEYGSILGKTYNPWLFKSSEVDIFSEKTGATSRVLGADGHFYRRQLEGFADTILDGGPLTGAGIEDGIASVRGMAAVMQSVRAKAPVKLVDAHGSV, encoded by the coding sequence ATGAATGAGGGCAAGCCGCTGCTGAAGGTCGGAATTCTCGGTTGCGGGCCGATCTCGCAGGCCGGCCATTTCGAAAGCGCCGTGAAAGCGCGCAATGCCGAGCTTTACGCCATCTGCGACGTCGCGGAGGACCTGCGCGCCCGAATGGCCGCGACCCATGCGCCGAAAAAGGCTTTCTCGGACTACGATGCGATGCTGGCCGACCCGGATGTCGATGCGGTCATCATCGCGACGGCGGATGCCTTCCACGTCGCCGCCGCAGCCCGTGCGCTCGAGGCCGGCAAGCATGTGCTCTGCGAAAAGCCGCTCGGCATGACCGTCGAGGAGGCCGACGGCCTGCGGCCCGTCGTCGAGAAGAGCGGCAAGGTCTTCCAGGTCGGCCATATGAAGCGCTACGACGCCGGCCTCCAGAGCGCCAAGAGCTTCATCGATACGGAAATGGGCGAGATGCTCGCGCTGAAGGCCTGGTATTGCGATTCCACCCATCGCTATGCCGTCACCGACGCGGTGCAGCCCTACATGATCCGTAGCGCCAACGCGAAGAAGCCGTCGCGAAATCCGAAGGCCGATCTCGAGCAGTATTTCATGCTCGCCCATGGCAGCCACTTGCTGGATACCGCCCGCTATTTTGCCGGTCCCATCCTCGCCGTCGATGCGCGGCTGCGCCAGCGGTTCGGCGCATATTCCTGGTTCATCGACGTCGAGTTCGAAAACGGCACCATGGGCCATCTGGATCTGACGGTTGCCGTGCGCATGGACTGGCACGAAGGCTTCCAGATCTACGGCGAGTACGGCAGCATTCTCGGCAAGACCTACAATCCCTGGCTGTTCAAGAGCAGCGAGGTGGACATCTTCAGCGAAAAGACCGGGGCGACCAGCCGCGTTCTGGGTGCGGACGGCCACTTCTACCGGCGCCAGCTGGAGGGGTTTGCGGATACGATTCTCGATGGCGGGCCGCTGACCGGCGCGGGCATCGAGGACGGCATCGCCTCGGTGCGCGGCATGGCGGCGGTGATGCAGTCGGTTCGCGCAAAGGCGCCGGTCAAGCTCGTCGATGCGCATGGGAGCGTGTGA
- a CDS encoding GntR family transcriptional regulator yields the protein MTETAPNEPAFIRVANEIRNSILCGRILSGAALIEAELIDVYNVSRNTLRESLQLLRQQGLLSQERNKSVRVKRLSAAELKDIFIVRRVVELSALRGRQSVPADWLQRLGDLTREGTGAIERADWQVGATTSLRFHQEIVALHGSPIFDQMFSLLVTQLRLVFVTGAQERAFQEPWLMRETEIHGLLAEGRYETAADRLEIYLADAEAMLMTLM from the coding sequence ATGACCGAAACCGCTCCAAACGAACCAGCTTTCATCCGGGTTGCGAATGAAATCCGCAACAGCATTCTTTGCGGACGGATCCTGAGCGGCGCCGCCCTGATCGAGGCCGAGCTGATCGACGTCTATAACGTATCCCGCAACACGCTGCGGGAATCCCTGCAATTGCTCCGCCAGCAGGGGCTGCTGTCGCAGGAGCGCAACAAGAGCGTTCGGGTCAAGCGCCTTTCCGCGGCCGAGCTGAAGGACATCTTCATCGTGCGCCGCGTCGTCGAACTGAGCGCGCTGCGCGGCCGGCAGTCCGTGCCGGCCGACTGGCTGCAACGGCTCGGGGACCTGACGCGTGAAGGCACGGGGGCCATCGAGCGGGCCGACTGGCAGGTCGGGGCAACGACAAGCCTGCGCTTCCATCAGGAGATCGTCGCCCTTCATGGCAGCCCGATCTTCGACCAGATGTTTTCACTCCTCGTCACCCAGTTGCGCCTCGTCTTCGTGACCGGGGCGCAGGAGCGCGCATTCCAGGAACCGTGGCTGATGAGGGAAACCGAAATCCACGGACTTCTGGCCGAGGGCCGATACGAGACCGCCGCCGACCGCCTCGAGATCTATCTCGCCGATGCCGAGGCGATGCTGATGACGCTGATGTAG
- a CDS encoding amidase, translating into MPNAPTDPRSPHAKFAAAIADYQARSWQGQAIFLAERFADAGDELADWERLRREGASLPPLAGLTMTAKACFDVEGWPTSCASRALASSPAATQTAPMVARLRTCGATLVAQTNMTEFAYGALGLNLAFGTPRTPLDATGERVAGGSSSGGAVAVARGYCDIAVCSDTSGSARIPAAFCGVVGFKPSRGRYSSDGMKWLSTSFDVPGLITRSADLCRIVDALLAHGEISEPEPTPFRLAIPAFYREAAIDADVRDTFTRCMNALADEGVEITEIPLPSLQSATRITVEGRIIGYEAYRYHEALLKAAEHLYDPLIATRLRQGAEAPEGEYRRALVELDTCRKQFDREIEGFDAFVLPTVPMMPPRAGDLDEQSRYLAMNSRSFSLTEFANRLDLPSVTLPAGGLPIGMMLTGARGADDKLLAIAGMLEPVLAKTIRNPL; encoded by the coding sequence ATGCCGAACGCGCCGACCGACCCTCGTTCCCCGCACGCCAAATTTGCGGCTGCCATCGCGGACTATCAGGCCCGCTCCTGGCAGGGCCAGGCGATTTTTCTTGCGGAACGCTTCGCCGACGCGGGCGACGAGCTGGCCGATTGGGAACGCCTTCGGCGGGAAGGGGCCTCGCTGCCGCCGCTTGCGGGCCTGACGATGACGGCGAAGGCCTGTTTCGACGTCGAGGGGTGGCCCACCAGCTGCGCGTCGAGAGCATTGGCGAGCTCACCGGCGGCAACGCAAACGGCGCCCATGGTCGCCCGACTGCGCACTTGCGGCGCGACCCTTGTCGCGCAGACCAACATGACGGAATTCGCCTATGGCGCCCTTGGCCTGAACTTGGCCTTCGGCACGCCCCGCACGCCGCTCGATGCGACGGGAGAGCGGGTGGCGGGAGGGTCCAGTTCCGGAGGGGCGGTCGCCGTTGCGCGGGGATATTGCGATATCGCGGTATGCTCGGACACCAGCGGCTCTGCCCGTATCCCCGCGGCGTTCTGCGGCGTCGTGGGCTTCAAGCCCAGCCGTGGCCGCTATTCGAGCGACGGCATGAAATGGCTGTCGACGTCCTTCGATGTGCCCGGCCTCATAACCCGCTCGGCGGACCTGTGCCGGATCGTCGATGCGCTCCTCGCGCATGGGGAAATCTCCGAGCCGGAGCCCACGCCGTTTCGCCTGGCCATCCCGGCCTTCTACAGGGAAGCCGCCATCGACGCGGACGTCCGCGACACGTTCACGCGCTGCATGAACGCCCTGGCGGATGAAGGCGTGGAGATCACGGAAATCCCGCTCCCGAGCCTGCAGTCGGCGACGCGGATCACCGTCGAGGGGCGGATCATCGGCTATGAGGCCTACAGGTACCACGAGGCGCTCCTGAAGGCTGCGGAACATCTCTACGACCCGTTGATCGCGACGCGCCTCAGGCAGGGGGCGGAAGCGCCCGAAGGCGAATATCGCCGGGCGCTCGTCGAGCTGGACACATGCCGGAAACAGTTCGACCGGGAAATCGAGGGCTTCGACGCGTTCGTGCTGCCGACGGTGCCGATGATGCCGCCACGCGCCGGCGACCTTGACGAGCAGTCTCGCTATCTCGCGATGAACAGCCGTTCCTTTTCCCTCACCGAATTCGCAAACCGGCTCGACCTGCCGAGCGTCACGCTGCCCGCCGGCGGCCTGCCCATCGGCATGATGCTGACGGGCGCCCGCGGCGCCGACGACAAGCTCCTGGCCATCGCCGGGATGCTTGAACCGGTCCTTGCGAAAACCATCCGAAACCCCCTTTGA